A segment of the Streptomyces sp. NBC_01235 genome:
GGGGGTGTGCTGGGCGGCGTTCCACGGCTTCGAGAGCGGCGGAGGGCGGCGCGTGCGGAGGGAGCCGGGTGGGTCACGAGTGGTACGTGTCGGACCCCGTGGGAAAACGCCGGGGCTGCGGGAGACCCCGCATGTCTAGGGTGGTGCGGATGAACGGCGTGGGGGAGTGGCTGGCCAGGTGGCTGCGGGCACTGCGGGACGACCTGTGGACGACCCGGGCAGCACCGCTGCCGCCGCTCGTCTGGCTGCGCCGACTGCCGCACGGGCATGTGATCCTGGTCGGTATCGGCATCACGCTGACCAGCGCGGCTCAGATCATCGACGAATATCACCAGGGCGCGAACTACGCCGTGCTGTGCTCCGTGGCGCAGGGTGCGGCGGTGGCGCTGGCCCTGTGGCGGCCGGTTCCGGCGTGGTGGCTGTCGACGACGGTCGCGGTGCTCGTGGCCATGGGTGCCCGCTCCCAACTGTTTTCGGGCCAGGCCGAGCCCGATGCCTCCTGGCCCTGGGGCGCACCCGCCCTGATCGCACAGGCCGTGGTGCTGCTCCTGCTGTCGCTGCGCGTGCCCACCGCCGCGTCCGTGGCGGCGCTGGGCCTGACCGCGCTGGTCACCTTCATCATGGAAGGGGTAATCGGCGCAGCCGGCTACACGCCGACCGGCCCCATGGCGGTGATCGTGTTCACCGCCGTGGTCCTCCTCGGCATCGCCGTGCGCGGCCGCCGCGAGGCCCGCACCCAGCTCGTCGAGCAGGAGACGATCACCGCCGAGGAACGCGCCCGCCGCACGCTGCTGGAGGAGCGCAACCGGATCGCGCGCGAACTGCACGACGTGGTCGCCCACCACATGTCGGTGATCTCCATCCAGGCCCAAGTGGCCCCGCACCTGGTGGAGAACCCGTCCGAGGAGCTCAAGGAGAACCTCGCCGGCATCCGGCAGAACGCTCTGGAGGCGCTCGCCGAACTGCGCCGGGTGCTCGGCGTGCTGCGTTCGGAGAACCCCGAGGATCCCTACGGTCTCGGCGCGGCCGGCACCGGACACGCCCCGGACACCCCGCAGCCCACGCTGGACCGCCTCGGCGCCCTGATGGAGAACACCCGCGCCGCGGGGCTGGACGTGGTCACCACCGTCGAGGGCGAGGCACCCGTGTATCCGCCGGGCGTGCAGTTGTCGGCGTACCGGATAGTCCAGGAGGCGCTGAGCAACGCCCTGCGGCACGCGCCGGGTTCCCAGGTGCGCGTGGAGGTCACCCACCACGCCCGGGGCCTGCACCTGGAGGTCGTCAACTCCCGCCCGAGCGCACCCGTACGGTCTTCCCCCAAAGCGGGCCACGGCCTGCTCGGCATGCGGGAGCGGGCGGCGATGCTGGGCGGCCACGTCAGCGCGTACCCGACCCTGCACGGCGGCTTCGCGGTGCAGGCGTTCCTCCCGAGGGACGGCGTGGCGACACCCCCCGACCGCTCCGACGATCTCGACCCTCCCGAGGGCCTCGAACTCGTCTTCCCGGACGACCTCCCGACAGCAGAAGGAAACCGATGACGACCGGCGGCACCATCCGCGTACTGATCGCCGACGACCAGCAGATGGTCCGGCAGGGCTTCACCGTGCTGCTCAACGCGCACCCGGGCATCGAGGTGATCGGACAGGCGGTGGACGGCCTGGACGCCGTCGCGAAGGTCGACGAACTCGCCCCGGACGTCGTCCTGATGG
Coding sequences within it:
- a CDS encoding sensor histidine kinase produces the protein MNGVGEWLARWLRALRDDLWTTRAAPLPPLVWLRRLPHGHVILVGIGITLTSAAQIIDEYHQGANYAVLCSVAQGAAVALALWRPVPAWWLSTTVAVLVAMGARSQLFSGQAEPDASWPWGAPALIAQAVVLLLLSLRVPTAASVAALGLTALVTFIMEGVIGAAGYTPTGPMAVIVFTAVVLLGIAVRGRREARTQLVEQETITAEERARRTLLEERNRIARELHDVVAHHMSVISIQAQVAPHLVENPSEELKENLAGIRQNALEALAELRRVLGVLRSENPEDPYGLGAAGTGHAPDTPQPTLDRLGALMENTRAAGLDVVTTVEGEAPVYPPGVQLSAYRIVQEALSNALRHAPGSQVRVEVTHHARGLHLEVVNSRPSAPVRSSPKAGHGLLGMRERAAMLGGHVSAYPTLHGGFAVQAFLPRDGVATPPDRSDDLDPPEGLELVFPDDLPTAEGNR